The following coding sequences are from one Rutidosis leptorrhynchoides isolate AG116_Rl617_1_P2 chromosome 11, CSIRO_AGI_Rlap_v1, whole genome shotgun sequence window:
- the LOC139876196 gene encoding uncharacterized protein, translating to MTKEECCRIAFLDQQRLQSAGGKVPFVSSENPLYLHPSDGPSSLAIQEKLSGTQNYRSWRRSMEIALFSKRKIGFVTSIVPRPVANDNETELWDMCNKMVISWIMSSVVDQITKSIMFIDTATEISNLLEKRFALSNGSRKYKLHKESYSIMSINEYYTKIKCVWEELDSLNQLPRFNVAALDVINLLLATINLQKEEQHLFQFLNGLDEHFRSLRSQLLLLSPSSSVETACSMKQLEEAQREMFSAIETTALYSSMPHKDKDKCSICDFKWHTPKWCWEKVGYLPWHSKFKQSASKQTTLVKKNCVKRSDAHVEGNSIMFTSEQFEQLLKSLPQFSQNDLSNMVHSEDELKIILLQQPQIRLPNGNISVITHIGNGNLRLNNHMMLKDVLVPSFKFNLLSVPKLTKDNSCVAPFYSQFCVVLTTRKVVGMGKRMVNLYYLINVPMHQSYQKLVKLVLQAGKDCRFFSFSQGVCASSSKVMHSYSLWHHRLGHAKLTKLPFQSSDSHFDTMFQMIHIDVWGPYKVVTEGKYRVADKFQERGVPCVFLGYPAQQKGYKLYNLLTHTNFVSRDVQFYEQFVVKSTPDVNDIAATISSHYDISNNVRRSSRSSNPPVWHKDYVFSGTSTSLNHTHMAHQVVFPVLHHKFQTFVTVLVAQLDPTLFKEAINDPEGTINSKKARLVVNGNRQTKGVDYAENFAPIAKMVSVRSLLVVATMYNWHICQMDVSNTFLHGDLMEEVYMKMPIGNMKPYRLPMDQNVKLSADLLSQFMQNSTSVHMQVVKHLLRYLSLAPDQGIILANKNSAEMKAYCDSDWASCPMTRRSTTGYCIILGDSPISWKSKKQNVVSRSSAEAEYRAMTLTCCEITCLVTLLKDLGVSDLGPVKMFCDNQAALHIAANLEFHARTKHIEVDCHYVRDQIRSRAIKTQYVSSKSQVADVFTKVIPTDQHNILMHKLGVSKSLHY from the exons atgacaaaagaggaatgCTGCAGGATAGCTTTCTTGGACCAGCAGAGGTTGCAGTCAGCTGGAGGGAAAGTCCCCTTTGTCTCATCAGAG AATCCTCTTTATCTTCATCCTTCTGATGGTCCTAGTTCTTTGGCAATTCAAGAGAAGTTAAGTGGTACACAAAACTACAGGTCATGGAGAAGATCAATGGAGATTGCCTTATTTAGTAAGCGCAAAATTGGCTTTGTTACTAGTATTGTTCCAAGGCCTGTTGCTAATGATAATGAAACTGAACTCTGGGACATGTGTAACAAAATGGTGATTAGTTGGATCATGAGTTCTGTTGTTGATCAAATCACTAAGTCTATAATGTTCATAGACACTGCTACTGAGATCTCAAATCTTTTAGAGAAAAGGTTTGCCTTAAGCAATGGCTCAAGGAAATACAAGCTGCATAAAGAATCTTATTCTATTATGTCTATCAATGAGTATTATACTAAAATCAAGTGTGTTTGGGAAGAACTAGATTCTTTGAATCAACTTCCTCGTTTTAATGTTGCTGCTTTAGATGTGATTAATCTGTTGTTAGCTACTATTAATCTACAAAAAGAAGAACAACATTTGTTTCAGTTTTTAAATGGTCTTGATGAACACTTTAGATCTTTGAGAAGTCAATTACTTCTTTTGTCACCTTCATCAAGTGTTGAAACTGCTTGCTCTATGAAACAACTAGAAGAGGCACAAAGAGAAATGTTTAGTGCAATTGAAACCACTGCTTTGTATAGTAGCATGCCTCATAAAGATAAAGATAAGTGCTCAATTTGTGATTTTAAATGGCATACACCTAAGTGGTGTTGGGAAAAGGTTGGATATCTACCTTGGCATAGCAAATTTAAACAATCTGCTTCTAAACAAACAACACTGGTAAAAAAAAATTGTGTCAAAAGGAGTGATGCACATGTGGAGGGAAATAGCATCATGTTTACCTCAGAACAGTTTGAGCAACTTCTCAAAAGCTTACCACAGTTTTCTCAAAATGATCTTTCAAATATGGTACATTCAGAGGATGAACTTAAGATCATCCTTTTGCAGCAG CCACAAATCAGACTTCCGAATGGTAATATTTCAGTTATTACTCATATTGGTAATGGCAATTTAAGATTGAACAATCACATGATGTTGAAGGATGTTCTTGTACCTTCCTTTAAATTTAATCTGTTATCTGTGCCAAAACTAACTAAAGATAATTCATGTGTAGCTCCGTTCTATTCACAATTCTGTGTTGTCTTGACAACAAGGAAGGTGGTAGGAATGGGTAAGAGAATGGTGAATCTGTACTATTTGATCAACGTGCCTATGCATCAAAGTTATCAAAAGCTTGTTAAGTTGGTGTTACAAGCCGGAAAAGATTGTAGATTTTTTTCTTTCAGTCAAGGTGTTTGTGCTAGTTCTAGTAAAGTTATGCACTCATATAGTTTGTGGCATCATAGATTAGGGCAT GCCAAACTTACCAAGTTGCCTTTTCAAAGTAGTGATTCACATTTTGATACTATGTTTCAAATGATACATATTGATGTTTGGGGTCCATATAAGGTTGTGACAGAGGGTAAATACAG GGTTGCTGATAAATTTCAAGAAAGGGGTGTCCCATGTGTGTTTCTTGGTTATCCAGCTCAACAGAAAGGTTATAAGTTGTATAATCTTCTTACTCATACAAATTTTGTTTCCAGAGATGTTCAATTTTATGAACAAT ttgttgttaagTCCACTCCTGATGTGAATGATATTGCTGCAACTATATCAAGTCACTATGATATTTCTAACAATGTAAGAAGGTCAAGTAGAAGTTCAAATCCTCCAGTTTGGCATAAAGACTATGTTTTTTCTGGTACTTCTACTAGTTTAAATCATACTCATATGGCACATCAAGTGGTTTTTCCTGTTCTTCACCATAAATTCCAAACTTTTGTAACAGTTCTTGTTGCTCAATTGGATCCTACTTTATTTAAAGAAGCCATTAATGATCCAG AGGGTACTATTAATAGCAAAAAGGCAAGATTAGTGGTTAATGGTAATAGACAAACAAAAGGTGTTGACTATGCAGAAAATTTTGCTCCTATAGCCAAAATGGTTAGTGTTAGATCATTGCTTGTTGTTGCAACAATGTATAATTGGCATATATGTCAAATGGATGTGTCAAATACATTTCTTCATGGTGACTTAATGGAGGAAGTGTATATGAAGATGCCAATAGGG AACATGAAACCTTATAGACTTCCAATGGATCAAAATGTGAAACTTAGTGCAGAT CTACTTAGCCAGTTTATGCAAAATTCAACTTCTGTACATATGCAAGTTGTTAAACATCTTCTTAGATATTTGTCATTAGCTCCAGATCAAGGCATTATTTTAGCAAACAAAAACTCTGCAGAAATGAAGGCTTATTGTGACTCTGATTGGGCAAGTTGTCCTATGACTAGAAGGTCAACTACAGGATATTGTATAATTTTGGGTGATTCACCTATCTCTTGGAAGTCAAAGAAACAGAATGTGGTGTCTAGATCTTCTGCAGAGGCTGAATATAGAGCTATGACACTTACATGTTGTGAAATTACGTGCTTAGTCACTTTGTTAAAGGATTTAGGTGTATCTGATCTTGGTCCAGTTAAAATGTTTTGTGATAATCAAGCTGCTCTACATATAGCTGCTAATCTTGAGTTCCATGCTCGAACCAAGCATATTGAAGTGGACTGCCACTATGTTAGAGATCAGATAAGATCTAGAGCTATTAAGACTCAATATGTGTCCTCAAAATCTCAAGTTGCGGATGTGTTTACCAAGGTTATACCAACGGATCAACATAACATACTTATGCACAAGTTAGGAGTTTCTAAGTCTTTACACTACTAA